From a region of the Bacillus alveayuensis genome:
- a CDS encoding NSS family neurotransmitter:Na+ symporter (product_source=KO:K03308; cog=COG0733; ko=KO:K03308; pfam=PF00209; superfamily=161070; transmembrane_helix_parts=Inside_1_12,TMhelix_13_32,Outside_33_41,TMhelix_42_64,Inside_65_84,TMhelix_85_107,Outside_108_142,TMhelix_143_165,Inside_166_177,TMhelix_178_197,Outside_198_222,TMhelix_223_245,Inside_246_264,TMhelix_265_287,Outside_288_315,TMhelix_316_338,Inside_339_357,TMhelix_358_380,Outside_381_384,TMhelix_385_407,Inside_408_426,TMhelix_427_446,Outside_447_465,TMhelix_466_485,Inside_486_494) produces the protein MENRPQWGTRAGFILAAVGSAVGLGNIWRFPATAYENGGGAFFLPYLFALLTAGIPLLILEFTMGHKFRGSAPTSFSRLSKGTEWLGWWQVAISFVISTYYAVIIAWAMAYAVFSFKLTWGEDTEGFLFSEYLKLAEAPGQMGSIVPSVIIPLVIVWVITLGVLIAGVKKGIELANKIFIPALVVMFLIIVVRALTLDGAAAGLDAFFKPDWTKIADGKVWVAAYGQIFFSLSIAFAIMITYSSYLPKKSDITNNAFITGFSNSAFELLAGIGVFSALGFMAAQAGVPVKEVVSGGVGLAFVVFPQIINQLPALNGLFGFLFFACLVLAGLSSLISIIETYVAGVQEKFNVSRTTSVVLGGGIAAIISLLFATQGGLFYLDVADYFINNFGVALAGLFEVITVAWIVKELKSFQSHADAVSDIKLGLWWRICLAVITPAVLGYMMFDNLRTNLTSEYGDYPREFIFSSGWSVALGAILIGVLFSIKKKSQHLNS, from the coding sequence ATGGAGAATCGACCACAATGGGGAACTAGGGCTGGCTTTATTTTAGCGGCAGTTGGGTCTGCTGTTGGATTAGGCAACATTTGGCGATTTCCAGCAACAGCTTATGAAAATGGTGGAGGAGCATTCTTTTTACCGTATTTATTTGCCCTATTAACCGCAGGTATTCCATTGTTAATTCTTGAGTTTACAATGGGGCATAAATTTAGGGGATCAGCACCTACATCATTCTCTCGGCTAAGTAAAGGAACTGAGTGGCTTGGCTGGTGGCAAGTAGCGATCTCATTTGTTATTTCTACTTATTATGCAGTTATTATCGCTTGGGCGATGGCCTATGCCGTATTTTCTTTTAAATTAACCTGGGGAGAAGATACAGAAGGATTTTTATTTTCCGAATATTTAAAACTTGCGGAAGCTCCAGGACAAATGGGGAGCATCGTCCCAAGTGTCATCATTCCACTTGTTATTGTTTGGGTCATTACCCTTGGCGTATTAATTGCCGGAGTAAAAAAGGGAATAGAGCTAGCAAACAAAATCTTTATTCCAGCGTTAGTTGTCATGTTTTTAATTATCGTCGTTCGCGCCCTCACGTTAGATGGTGCAGCAGCTGGTCTTGATGCATTCTTTAAACCAGATTGGACGAAAATAGCCGATGGTAAAGTTTGGGTAGCTGCTTATGGACAAATTTTCTTTAGTTTATCCATTGCGTTTGCCATTATGATTACTTACTCAAGCTACTTGCCAAAAAAATCAGATATTACAAACAATGCTTTTATAACTGGCTTTAGTAACTCAGCTTTTGAATTGTTAGCAGGTATTGGAGTATTTAGTGCTTTAGGTTTCATGGCAGCTCAAGCTGGTGTTCCTGTAAAAGAAGTTGTATCAGGAGGCGTAGGATTAGCGTTCGTAGTATTCCCACAAATCATCAATCAGCTTCCTGCTTTAAATGGGTTATTCGGCTTTTTATTCTTTGCGTGTTTAGTGCTAGCAGGGTTGTCATCCTTAATTTCCATTATTGAAACATATGTTGCTGGTGTTCAAGAAAAGTTTAACGTTTCTCGTACAACATCTGTAGTTCTTGGAGGAGGAATTGCAGCAATCATTTCCCTTTTATTTGCAACACAAGGCGGTTTATTCTATTTAGATGTTGCTGATTACTTTATTAATAATTTTGGAGTTGCTCTTGCTGGTTTGTTTGAAGTTATTACGGTCGCATGGATTGTTAAAGAGCTGAAAAGCTTCCAAAGCCATGCGGATGCTGTTTCAGACATAAAGCTTGGATTATGGTGGAGAATTTGCTTAGCGGTCATTACACCTGCCGTGTTAGGATATATGATGTTTGATAACCTTCGTACAAACTTAACTTCAGAGTATGGAGACTATCCACGTGAATTTATATTTAGTTCTGGTTGGAGTGTTGCCTTAGGTGCCATTTTGATCGGTGTCCTATTCTCCATTAAGAAAAAGTCTCAGCACTTAAACTCTTAA
- a CDS encoding hypothetical protein (product_source=Hypo-rule applied) yields MTMVERIFRRSKKRRHAFFAGVALNKGNTVIIGRPYNGGLLIVMEDNIHYTSNG; encoded by the coding sequence ATGACCATGGTTGAAAGGATTTTTCGCCGAAGCAAAAAAAGACGTCACGCTTTTTTTGCTGGGGTTGCCTTGAATAAGGGTAACACTGTCATTATAGGACGACCCTATAATGGAGGGCTACTGATCGTGATGGAGGATAACATACATTACACATCAAACGGGTAA
- a CDS encoding hypothetical protein (product_source=Hypo-rule applied; pfam=PF16951; transmembrane_helix_parts=Outside_1_4,TMhelix_5_27,Inside_28_36), whose translation MSTSAVMMMVLGVVIIWGGLAVSITNAVVKARRQKN comes from the coding sequence ATGAGTACAAGTGCCGTTATGATGATGGTTTTAGGAGTTGTCATTATTTGGGGAGGGCTAGCAGTTAGTATTACAAATGCTGTTGTGAAAGCCCGTCGCCAAAAAAATTAA
- a CDS encoding sporulation protein YunB (product_source=TIGR02832; cath_funfam=2.40.50.140; cog=COG5428; pfam=PF09560; tigrfam=TIGR02832; transmembrane_helix_parts=Inside_1_15,TMhelix_16_38,Outside_39_252) gives MLKKRRRLPKRGPLPFRYVFLLTFVFFIFSTAGGLWIINKGIEPTLVSVAETETKRIATLVINNAINKQINDEVDVNKLIVVETDENGKVTTIDFNAQMVNSILAKITQKVQRNLREAEKGNIDVLDIPDIEVETEGEPEEEGIIYYIPLGQATNNALLGNLGPRVPVRFYVIGNVVSDVKKSIEPYGINNALIEISVHVTVNVQVVIPFATSTTTVENTIPIAFRAVQGDVPQFYNGNGNSNPSIDLPINP, from the coding sequence ATGTTGAAAAAGCGAAGACGTCTCCCCAAAAGAGGTCCACTTCCATTTCGATATGTGTTTTTATTAACATTTGTTTTTTTTATTTTTTCAACGGCAGGCGGGTTATGGATCATTAATAAAGGAATAGAACCGACATTAGTCAGTGTTGCGGAAACAGAAACAAAACGAATTGCTACTCTTGTGATTAATAATGCCATTAATAAGCAAATTAATGATGAGGTCGATGTCAATAAGCTAATCGTTGTTGAGACGGATGAAAACGGAAAAGTAACAACCATTGATTTTAATGCCCAAATGGTGAACAGTATTTTAGCAAAAATCACACAAAAGGTTCAACGCAATTTACGAGAAGCTGAAAAAGGAAATATTGATGTATTAGACATTCCGGATATTGAAGTTGAAACAGAAGGAGAACCGGAAGAGGAAGGAATTATTTATTATATCCCACTTGGTCAAGCAACTAATAATGCATTGTTAGGGAACTTAGGTCCACGGGTCCCTGTTCGATTTTACGTCATTGGAAATGTAGTTTCAGACGTAAAGAAATCCATTGAACCATATGGAATTAATAATGCGCTCATTGAAATTTCTGTTCATGTAACCGTGAATGTACAGGTTGTTATCCCATTTGCAACCTCTACAACGACTGTTGAAAATACAATTCCGATTGCCTTCCGTGCCGTTCAAGGAGATGTGCCGCAATTTTATAATGGAAATGGGAATTCGAATCCTTCCATCGATTTACCAATAAATCCATAG
- a CDS encoding hypothetical protein (product_source=Hypo-rule applied), with translation MGDQKRRQYSDFSNVETMRNFLIPEGLPEGAYGSPRNKYEPVENKSSPWEEGQQHYSAFNYEFRSFHQDLPRQDPGSHPPHDDPSQNEQPPYES, from the coding sequence ATGGGTGATCAAAAAAGAAGACAATACAGCGATTTTTCAAACGTTGAAACGATGCGTAATTTTTTAATTCCCGAAGGCCTGCCAGAAGGTGCTTATGGTTCTCCACGAAACAAATATGAACCGGTAGAGAATAAAAGCTCTCCTTGGGAAGAAGGTCAACAACATTACAGTGCCTTCAATTATGAATTTAGATCCTTTCATCAAGATTTGCCAAGACAGGACCCTGGAAGCCATCCACCCCATGATGATCCTTCACAAAATGAACAACCGCCATATGAATCATAA
- a CDS encoding lipoic acid synthetase (product_source=KO:K03644; cath_funfam=3.20.20.70; cog=COG0320; ko=KO:K03644; pfam=PF04055,PF16881; smart=SM00729; superfamily=102114; tigrfam=TIGR00510) — MAKKEEYLRKPEWLKIKLNTNENYTGLKKLMRDHKLHTVCEEAKCPNIHECWAVRRTATFMILGSVCTRACRFCAVKTGLPTELDWQEPERVAESVYLMNLKHVVITAVARDDLKDGGAAVFAETVRAVRKKNPFTTIEVLPSDMGGVYENLKTLMDARPDILNHNIETVRRLTPRVRARATYERSLEFLRRAKEMQPDIPTKSSIMIGLGETKEEIIEAMDDLRANYVDIMTIGQYLQPTKKHLKVQKYYHPDEFIELKEIALSKGFSHVEAGPLVRSSYHADEQVNEAAKQRQAKA, encoded by the coding sequence ATGGCAAAAAAAGAAGAATATTTACGTAAGCCTGAATGGCTTAAAATAAAATTAAATACAAACGAAAACTACACCGGCTTGAAAAAGCTCATGCGTGACCATAAGCTTCACACGGTCTGTGAAGAAGCGAAATGCCCCAATATTCATGAATGCTGGGCTGTAAGGAGAACCGCAACATTTATGATTTTAGGAAGCGTCTGTACTCGCGCTTGTCGTTTCTGTGCTGTTAAAACAGGTCTTCCGACTGAATTGGATTGGCAAGAGCCTGAACGTGTGGCAGAATCCGTTTATTTAATGAATTTAAAGCATGTCGTAATAACAGCTGTTGCGCGTGATGATTTAAAGGACGGAGGAGCTGCTGTTTTTGCTGAAACAGTTCGGGCTGTTCGTAAAAAAAATCCATTTACAACAATTGAAGTTCTCCCTTCGGATATGGGAGGTGTTTACGAGAATTTAAAAACATTAATGGATGCACGCCCGGACATTTTAAACCATAATATCGAAACCGTGCGCCGCTTAACACCTAGAGTACGGGCTCGTGCTACGTATGAACGTTCATTGGAATTTTTAAGAAGAGCTAAAGAAATGCAGCCAGATATCCCAACAAAATCAAGTATTATGATCGGTCTTGGCGAAACAAAAGAGGAAATTATTGAAGCAATGGACGACTTGAGAGCAAATTATGTAGATATTATGACGATTGGGCAATATTTACAACCAACGAAAAAGCATTTAAAAGTTCAAAAATATTACCATCCAGATGAGTTTATAGAATTAAAAGAAATTGCGCTATCCAAAGGTTTTAGCCATGTAGAAGCAGGTCCACTCGTCCGTTCTTCTTATCATGCTGATGAGCAAGTCAATGAAGCGGCTAAACAGCGCCAAGCAAAAGCGTAG
- a CDS encoding hypothetical protein (product_source=Hypo-rule applied; pfam=PF11256) gives MDERYYLYDETVDAKVRFVSFMGHNERFDLAIIQTDRYYGKYLVLNLLSDRFAIIGEDDLKEPGYLEHAFQLSDENAKELREFLYEIV, from the coding sequence TTGGACGAACGCTATTACTTATATGACGAAACAGTTGATGCAAAAGTTCGTTTCGTCAGCTTTATGGGCCATAATGAACGTTTTGATTTAGCGATTATTCAGACAGATCGATACTACGGGAAATACCTTGTTTTAAACTTGCTTAGCGACCGCTTTGCTATCATTGGAGAAGATGACTTAAAGGAGCCTGGATATCTTGAGCATGCATTTCAATTAAGCGACGAAAATGCAAAAGAATTGCGGGAGTTTTTATATGAAATTGTGTAA
- a CDS encoding hypothetical protein (product_source=Hypo-rule applied; cleavage_site_network=SignalP-noTM; pfam=PF09580): MIKSVLSACLLGLLLLTGCQYDDNDLGMYKENGNTINVTDRNELYNEDDMNNGNDDDDAGHFGYVRHQKSPVAGYEKLSTETPAINREQMANVISTLAVQLPNVQDVATLVTDDEVLVWYQTNSDNRFETADQVKKTAISVVPRYYHVYVTDNPNLIRQIESYSQMDTDSLKIDRSIDNLIQEMLKSPQGRKLNTGENENGEGYGEMNENLDKDMKDR, encoded by the coding sequence ATGATCAAATCAGTTTTATCAGCTTGTCTTTTAGGATTATTGTTATTAACAGGCTGCCAGTATGATGACAATGATCTTGGAATGTATAAAGAAAATGGTAATACCATTAACGTTACAGATCGAAATGAATTATACAATGAAGATGATATGAATAATGGAAATGATGATGATGATGCAGGTCATTTCGGTTATGTAAGGCATCAAAAAAGTCCGGTTGCCGGCTACGAAAAGCTTTCTACCGAAACCCCAGCCATTAACCGTGAGCAAATGGCCAATGTTATTAGTACATTAGCCGTTCAGCTGCCAAACGTTCAGGATGTAGCAACACTTGTTACGGATGATGAAGTATTAGTTTGGTATCAAACGAATTCCGATAATCGTTTTGAAACTGCTGATCAAGTGAAAAAGACAGCGATCTCTGTTGTTCCAAGATATTATCATGTGTATGTAACAGATAACCCGAATCTTATTAGACAAATCGAATCTTATAGTCAAATGGATACAGATTCATTGAAAATAGACCGAAGCATAGATAATCTTATTCAAGAAATGTTAAAATCTCCGCAAGGCCGAAAGCTTAACACAGGTGAAAATGAAAATGGAGAAGGCTATGGAGAAATGAATGAAAACCTCGATAAAGATATGAAAGACCGCTAA
- a CDS encoding tetracycline resistance efflux pump (product_source=KO:K18218; cog=COG1757; ko=KO:K18218; pfam=PF03553; transmembrane_helix_parts=Outside_1_3,TMhelix_4_26,Inside_27_32,TMhelix_33_55,Outside_56_69,TMhelix_70_92,Inside_93_104,TMhelix_105_122,Outside_123_159,TMhelix_160_182,Inside_183_202,TMhelix_203_225,Outside_226_261,TMhelix_262_284,Inside_285_304,TMhelix_305_327,Outside_328_341,TMhelix_342_364,Inside_365_376,TMhelix_377_399,Outside_400_413,TMhelix_414_436,Inside_437_461,TMhelix_462_484,Outside_485_488,TMhelix_489_508,Inside_509_515), with the protein MVGTIYSIIPPIIAIVMVLITRRVLLSLGIGILSAALIINEFSIRSSLVTIFNAFKAVFWSDGEVNTWNVYILLFLLILGIITALISISGGSRAFGEWAQKRVKSRVGAQITAALLGIIIFIDDYFNALAVGQVTRHITDCQKVSRAKLAYIIDSTSAPVCVVSPISSWGAYIIAIIGTIITAHQVSEYTALSAFIAMIPMNFYVFSALLIVFIVALFNINIGPMKAHEMRAIETGEVVDPNKEPIGEVKDTLPISEKGTVGNLLWPIIALVIGTVSAMIWTGYKAVPDEATILTIFENTDVSKSLFYGGIFGLVITLIIYFAKGIQGSYLPKGFIEGMKSMLPAIYILIFAWTIVDLIGQLETGTYLAGLVKESKLNVSYLPVILFILSAFMAFATGTSWGTFGIMLPIAGDLTAATDISLLLPAMAAVLAGSVLGDHCSPISDTTILSSTGAGSHHIDHVLTQLPYAIIGGIMAAIGYFVLGMTGSTIIGLAVVIIAIVLFSMFFVKRAKQTA; encoded by the coding sequence ATGGTTGGTACAATTTATTCAATTATCCCGCCTATTATTGCGATCGTCATGGTTCTCATAACCCGTCGTGTCTTATTATCATTAGGTATCGGGATTCTTTCAGCAGCACTGATTATTAATGAATTTTCTATACGAAGTTCGTTAGTAACCATTTTCAATGCATTTAAAGCCGTTTTTTGGTCAGATGGCGAGGTCAACACGTGGAATGTATATATTTTATTATTCTTACTCATTCTTGGTATTATTACAGCGTTGATCTCGATCTCCGGAGGTAGTCGGGCTTTTGGTGAATGGGCTCAAAAGCGTGTGAAATCGCGTGTTGGTGCCCAAATTACGGCAGCGCTGTTAGGAATTATTATTTTCATAGATGATTATTTTAATGCGCTTGCTGTCGGTCAAGTGACACGTCACATAACCGATTGCCAAAAAGTTTCTAGGGCGAAGCTTGCATATATTATCGACTCCACATCTGCACCGGTTTGTGTCGTTTCCCCAATTTCAAGCTGGGGTGCGTACATTATTGCGATTATCGGCACCATTATAACTGCACATCAGGTAAGTGAATATACGGCATTGTCAGCATTTATTGCCATGATTCCGATGAATTTTTATGTTTTTTCAGCTTTATTGATTGTTTTTATTGTAGCATTGTTCAATATTAATATTGGACCGATGAAAGCACATGAAATGCGTGCAATCGAAACAGGTGAGGTTGTAGATCCAAATAAAGAGCCAATTGGAGAAGTAAAGGATACCTTACCTATTAGTGAAAAAGGAACAGTTGGCAATCTTCTATGGCCGATTATTGCCTTAGTAATTGGAACAGTATCGGCTATGATTTGGACCGGCTATAAGGCTGTTCCAGATGAAGCGACTATCTTGACCATTTTTGAAAACACTGATGTTTCAAAATCCCTTTTCTATGGCGGCATTTTTGGTTTAGTTATAACATTGATTATATATTTTGCAAAAGGAATTCAAGGCAGCTATTTGCCAAAAGGATTTATAGAAGGCATGAAATCGATGCTTCCGGCTATTTATATTTTAATTTTTGCTTGGACAATCGTTGATTTAATAGGTCAATTAGAAACAGGTACTTATTTAGCAGGACTTGTAAAAGAATCGAAATTAAATGTTTCCTATTTACCGGTCATCCTTTTCATCCTATCAGCTTTTATGGCCTTTGCAACAGGTACTTCATGGGGAACATTTGGTATTATGCTTCCAATTGCAGGAGATTTAACGGCAGCAACGGATATTAGCCTATTGTTACCTGCCATGGCAGCCGTTCTTGCAGGTTCTGTATTAGGTGACCATTGCTCGCCAATTTCCGATACAACCATTCTTTCTTCCACAGGAGCAGGAAGCCATCATATTGATCATGTATTAACACAATTACCATATGCGATCATTGGCGGTATAATGGCAGCGATAGGATACTTCGTATTAGGAATGACAGGAAGTACAATCATTGGTTTAGCCGTTGTCATCATTGCCATTGTTCTTTTCTCCATGTTCTTTGTGAAAAGAGCAAAACAAACAGCTTAA
- a CDS encoding uncharacterized protein YutE (UPF0331/DUF86 family) (product_source=COG2445; cath_funfam=1.20.120.580; cog=COG2445; pfam=PF01934; superfamily=48371), translating to MYFVDREKIEQMLKYLEDTLAIFEKQKGWTSDVEKKALERMVQMVIEAILDVGNAMIDGFIMRDPGSFEDIIDILQDEQVIAEHDAIALKEVIMHRKQLVQHYLQINHDELLHTVKKQMAALKRFPEQIRFYLENELGPVSAFRK from the coding sequence ATGTATTTTGTCGATCGCGAGAAAATTGAACAAATGTTAAAATATTTAGAAGATACATTAGCGATTTTTGAAAAACAAAAGGGCTGGACTTCGGATGTTGAAAAAAAAGCGTTAGAACGAATGGTTCAAATGGTTATTGAAGCTATATTAGATGTTGGAAATGCGATGATTGATGGATTTATTATGCGTGATCCAGGAAGCTTTGAAGATATTATTGACATTTTACAAGATGAACAAGTCATTGCTGAACATGATGCAATAGCGCTGAAAGAAGTAATTATGCACCGAAAACAGCTTGTTCAACACTATTTGCAAATTAATCATGATGAGCTGCTACATACAGTCAAAAAACAAATGGCTGCTTTAAAACGCTTTCCGGAGCAAATTCGATTTTATTTAGAAAATGAATTAGGACCAGTATCCGCTTTTCGAAAATAA
- a CDS encoding 4-nitrophenyl phosphatase (product_source=KO:K01101; cath_funfam=3.40.50.1000; cog=COG0647; ko=KO:K01101; pfam=PF13242,PF13344; superfamily=56784; tigrfam=TIGR01457), which produces MKHYKGYLIDLDGTMYKGTEKIEEASKFVKRLREKEIPYLFVTNNSSRTPKQVAEKLISFEIPAEESQVFTTSLATANFIYGRKKDAKVYVIGEEGIQQALLEKGFTFEDDNPDFVVIGIDRKINYEKLAKACLAVRNGAAFISTNGDIAIPTERGLLPGNGSLTSVITVSTTVQPIFIGKPEPIIMEQALKVLGTKKEETLMVGDNYDTDIKAGMNAGIDTLLVHTGVTTKEHLKEKKEKPTYSVDSLEEWIPYI; this is translated from the coding sequence ATGAAGCATTATAAAGGGTATTTAATTGATCTAGACGGAACGATGTACAAAGGAACGGAAAAAATTGAAGAAGCGAGTAAATTCGTTAAACGATTGAGAGAAAAAGAAATTCCGTATTTATTTGTCACGAATAACTCATCTCGTACACCTAAACAAGTGGCGGAAAAGCTAATTAGCTTTGAAATTCCTGCCGAAGAGTCACAAGTATTTACAACAAGTTTGGCTACAGCTAATTTTATTTATGGGAGAAAAAAGGATGCAAAAGTTTATGTAATCGGGGAAGAAGGCATACAACAGGCATTGTTAGAAAAAGGGTTTACATTTGAGGATGATAATCCCGACTTTGTTGTGATTGGAATTGACCGTAAGATTAATTATGAAAAGTTGGCGAAAGCCTGTCTAGCTGTAAGAAACGGAGCCGCTTTTATTTCTACAAATGGGGATATTGCAATTCCAACAGAGCGGGGGTTATTACCAGGGAATGGCTCTCTTACCTCCGTTATTACCGTTTCAACAACTGTCCAACCAATATTTATCGGAAAACCGGAGCCGATCATTATGGAGCAAGCTTTAAAAGTTCTTGGTACGAAAAAGGAAGAGACGCTAATGGTCGGCGACAACTATGACACAGATATTAAAGCTGGAATGAATGCAGGAATTGATACACTTCTTGTTCATACAGGAGTGACAACAAAAGAACATTTAAAAGAAAAAAAAGAAAAGCCAACCTATAGCGTAGATTCCCTTGAGGAATGGATTCCTTATATTTAA
- a CDS encoding murein DD-endopeptidase MepM/ murein hydrolase activator NlpD (product_source=COG0739; cath_funfam=2.70.70.10; cog=COG0739; pfam=PF01551; superfamily=51261), with amino-acid sequence MFFKQMMIFILLIAFFTKNIEAAIQMDEKKRNQERLSLYRKVEAITQIPWYVLAAVDQYERNVRRVRKDIPKEVGLIGIYIPPEKWAGPSNPHYDDQSPVSIQIFGGMGKDGNGDGKADRTNDEDVLYTFADYLSSYGIDLENIKIALWDYYQRDKTVGIIIGHIKIYKHFGHLNLFEHAFPVPLKANYSYRSTWGDARGWGGRRIHEGTDIFASYGVPVRATCYGIVEMKGWNRYGGWRIGIRDINNTYHYFAHLNGFSKDLHVGQIVKPGQLIGSVGSSGYGPPGTAGKFPPHLHYGMYKDNGRTEWSFDPYPHLRLWERQERQKSMK; translated from the coding sequence GTGTTTTTCAAACAAATGATGATCTTCATTTTACTTATCGCTTTCTTCACTAAAAATATAGAAGCCGCAATACAAATGGATGAAAAAAAACGCAATCAAGAACGGTTAAGTCTTTACAGAAAAGTTGAAGCCATCACGCAAATACCTTGGTATGTATTAGCAGCGGTTGACCAATATGAACGGAACGTACGTCGAGTTCGAAAGGACATTCCAAAAGAAGTAGGCTTAATCGGGATTTATATTCCACCTGAAAAATGGGCAGGGCCTTCCAATCCTCATTATGATGATCAAAGCCCTGTAAGCATTCAGATTTTTGGAGGTATGGGTAAAGATGGAAACGGGGATGGGAAAGCGGATCGGACAAATGACGAGGATGTTTTATATACATTTGCCGATTATTTGTCTTCGTATGGCATTGACCTTGAAAACATAAAAATTGCTTTATGGGATTATTACCAACGTGATAAAACAGTTGGGATCATCATAGGTCATATAAAAATATACAAGCATTTTGGCCATTTAAATTTATTTGAGCATGCATTTCCAGTTCCATTAAAGGCAAATTACAGCTATCGAAGCACCTGGGGAGACGCAAGAGGCTGGGGCGGTAGAAGAATTCATGAAGGAACAGACATTTTTGCTAGTTACGGTGTTCCTGTTCGTGCAACATGCTACGGCATTGTGGAAATGAAAGGGTGGAATCGCTATGGCGGTTGGCGAATAGGAATTCGAGATATCAATAATACGTATCATTATTTCGCCCATTTGAACGGCTTCTCTAAAGACCTTCATGTCGGTCAGATTGTAAAGCCTGGTCAACTGATCGGTTCAGTTGGCAGCTCTGGATATGGTCCACCTGGAACGGCTGGAAAGTTCCCACCCCATTTACATTATGGTATGTACAAAGACAACGGTCGTACTGAATGGTCTTTTGATCCTTATCCCCATTTACGTTTATGGGAACGCCAAGAACGACAAAAATCAATGAAATAA
- a CDS encoding uncharacterized protein YutD (product_source=COG4470; cog=COG4470; pfam=PF06265; superfamily=55608), whose product MLVIDGDFTFVYHKKKRASKKVESFMITIHNQHYQLVKEFKNGFNEEAFKERYSEILNKYDYIVGDWGYNQLRLRGFYDDQNQKATYDTKISTLDEYLYEYCNYGCAYFVLKKVHV is encoded by the coding sequence TTGTTAGTAATTGATGGGGATTTTACATTCGTTTATCATAAAAAGAAAAGAGCATCGAAAAAGGTGGAGTCCTTCATGATTACCATTCATAATCAACATTACCAATTAGTAAAAGAGTTTAAAAATGGCTTTAACGAAGAAGCGTTTAAAGAAAGATACAGCGAAATTTTAAATAAATATGATTATATTGTCGGGGATTGGGGATATAATCAGTTAAGATTACGCGGGTTTTACGATGATCAAAATCAAAAAGCCACATATGATACAAAAATTAGCACATTAGATGAATATTTGTATGAATATTGTAATTACGGTTGTGCCTATTTTGTTTTGAAAAAAGTTCATGTATAA